The DNA segment TAGTGCATATGGTTCAACACTATGAGCAATCAATGTATCCTCTACTGCCATACCAGCACCTACCCAGCCAAGGATACCGCCGCCAACGTATAGGATAATTGGGAAGCGTTCGATGACTTTCACAAATAAAGTACTGCCATAAATGATGATTGGTACAGTTATGAGCATACCAATAGCTACCATTGTCATATGACCACCTGCAGCACCAACTACACCGATAACATTATCGATACCCATGATACCGTCAGCAATAACAATAGTTGTAATGGCTGCGCGTAAATTATCCTTAGCTTCGATATTATGCTCGCTTTCATCATCAGCAACGAGCTTGTATCCGATCCATAATAGGAGGATACCACCTACTAAACGAAGTGCAGGAATATTGTTCAATGCCTCTACAAATAGGAATGCCATAACAAGGCGTAAAATAATGGCACCGGCTGTGCCCCAGAAGATGGCTTTCTTCTGTAAATGTGCTGGCAAGTTACGAGCTGCCATACCAATTACAATGGCATTGTCGCCAGCAAGTAAGATATCGATAACGATGATCTGAAGCATCGCTAATAAACCTTGTACAGATAAGATGTCCAATGTATCCTCCTTAGAATATAACTATAGTATATATATTATAATCGATATAGTTCAGTAGTGTAAAATTCAATTTGTAAAATATATATTCATTTTTAGCATACTCCATTCATATTAATATGAGAATCATAACACTACAAATGGAAGTTCTAGGATATAAAAAATCATTAATTATAGATTCATAATAGACTAATCAATAATATATATTTAATTCCCAATTCTCAAGGAATTTATCTATTAAATTAGGCTACTTTATGATATCGTATAATATATCATTAATAAGGGAGGTAAATATGTATCAAACATATTCTATATTACAAAAGTTATGGTTGTTCATTAAGCTATTTACTCCTATGTGCATAACGCAATTTTCCCTTATAGGTGGTACATTTATAGCCATCTTTTTAACGGGACAATATAGTACAATAGATTTAGCTGGGGTTGCTACAGGGTATAATTTATGGCTCCTCTTCTATATCTTTGCACAAGGAACGTTGTTAGGTATTACTCCAATTATTTCTCAGCTATTGGGAGCTAAGAAAACCGATGATATTTCAACAATCTTTTATCAAGGTCTTTATATCGGTACAGGCCTAGCATGTATCATTTTAATAATTGGTCTCTTAGGTCTACGTCCTCTTCTGACAGCATTAAATCTGGAACCGGCAGCAGCTGAGGTATGTATTAGTTACCTGAAAGCATTTGCTATAGGTCTATTCCCTCTACTTTGGGTTAATACATTACGCAATACAGTCGACAGTCATGGATTAACACATTATTCTATGGCCATCGTATTTACAAGCTTTATTGTGAACGTATTCTTGAACTATTCGCTCATCTTTGGCCATTTCGGATTTCCTGAAATCGGTGGTGTCGGTGCTGGCTATGGTATAGCAGGTGCTTGCTGGACTAACTTTATTCTCTTCAGCTTAGTATTACTATTACATCCGAAGTTAAAGGGATATCGTATCTTTAAAGACTTCAGTAAACCAAGTTTTCACTACATTCGCGAACAGCTACATATAGGTATTCCTATTGGCTTTTCCATCTTCTTAGAAGCTAGTATCTTTAGTATTGCTGGCCTCTTGATGGTTCACTTTGGATCCGCCGTCGTAGCTGCTCATCAATCTGTTATTTCCTTTACCAATGTATTCTACTGTTTACCTCTTAGTATCGCTATGGCCTCTACCATTGCAGTTGCATATGAACTTGGGGCAGGTCGTAAACAAGAGGCTATCCAGTACTCTTATATTTCTCGCATCTTAGCCATTGTATTGGCTATCATGATTTGTACATTTACGTTTACTAATATGGATGCTATTGCAGATCTCTTTACAAATGATGATGAAGTATACAAGCTTATCTACAGCTTCCTTGGATACGGTGTATTCTTCTCTGCTATCGATGCCATAGGTACCCCATTGCAAGGTATATTGAGGGCTTATAAGGATGTAAAAGTAGTTCTTTACATTTCCCTCGTTTCCTATTGGGGTGTATGCTTCCCTACGGCCTATATTCTCGCTAAAAATCCTAATTATGGACCATTTGGCGTATGGATTGGCTTACTCTCTAGCGTACTAGTAGCGGGTATATTATTTACTTGGCGTACATGGTACATTCAATGTAAACAAAAGTAAATAACAATTAATACAGTAAAAGAGCATCTTATGTAAGATGCTCTTTTTTATTTCAATATATCTTGTTTTTCTACTTTGGACATACGAAAGAAATTATATAATGCTTCTGCCGTTTTATAGTTCATAGATTCCACCTTTGAAAGCTCATCAATGGATGCCTCTTTCATGGCCTCTAAACTATTAAAATGCGCCCATAATGCTTTGCGGCGTTTAGGACCAATCCCTTCAATATGATCTAAAATAGATTCTAAGTTACGTTTACCCCGCAATTTGCGATGGTAAGTAATAGCAAATCGATGGGCTTCATCACGTATTTGTTG comes from the Veillonella dispar genome and includes:
- a CDS encoding MATE family efflux transporter; translated protein: MYQTYSILQKLWLFIKLFTPMCITQFSLIGGTFIAIFLTGQYSTIDLAGVATGYNLWLLFYIFAQGTLLGITPIISQLLGAKKTDDISTIFYQGLYIGTGLACIILIIGLLGLRPLLTALNLEPAAAEVCISYLKAFAIGLFPLLWVNTLRNTVDSHGLTHYSMAIVFTSFIVNVFLNYSLIFGHFGFPEIGGVGAGYGIAGACWTNFILFSLVLLLHPKLKGYRIFKDFSKPSFHYIREQLHIGIPIGFSIFLEASIFSIAGLLMVHFGSAVVAAHQSVISFTNVFYCLPLSIAMASTIAVAYELGAGRKQEAIQYSYISRILAIVLAIMICTFTFTNMDAIADLFTNDDEVYKLIYSFLGYGVFFSAIDAIGTPLQGILRAYKDVKVVLYISLVSYWGVCFPTAYILAKNPNYGPFGVWIGLLSSVLVAGILFTWRTWYIQCKQK
- a CDS encoding TerC family protein; its protein translation is MDILSVQGLLAMLQIIVIDILLAGDNAIVIGMAARNLPAHLQKKAIFWGTAGAIILRLVMAFLFVEALNNIPALRLVGGILLLWIGYKLVADDESEHNIEAKDNLRAAITTIVIADGIMGIDNVIGVVGAAGGHMTMVAIGMLITVPIIIYGSTLFVKVIERFPIILYVGGGILGWVGAGMAVEDTLIAHSVEPYALFIKIAAVILVVGASLVAKKLKK